The Clarias gariepinus isolate MV-2021 ecotype Netherlands chromosome 4, CGAR_prim_01v2, whole genome shotgun sequence genome window below encodes:
- the LOC128519787 gene encoding lipocalin-like has protein sequence MATTMLGLLGVFLFVLSTNANPTPSSNFNVSKVEGKWYLSAVASSSRFLDGHKLMDKGSVVVVTVTADGNLQVNGSHLMRKDPKRVGCVKVSRLLRRSETPGRVATYSMHSRTKDETTILDVKDDEYIITQTKWTLKKNVTFTLELFTREPLVSEAIRKKFSQFAMKRHIDPERIRILPYKGECV, from the exons ATGGCAACCACTATGCTGGGACTTCTGGgagtttttctgtttgttttgtccACAAATGCAAATCCGACACCGTCGTCCAACTTCAACGTGAGcaag GTGGAAGGAAAGTGGTACCTGTCAGCTGTAGCTTCCAGTTCACGATTCCTAGATGGTCACAAATTGATGGACAAGGGCTCTGTGGTCGTCGTGACAGTCACTGCTGATGGGAACCTGCAAGTGAACGGCTCGCATCTGAT gaggaAGGACCCTAAACGTGTAGGCTGTGTCAAGGTATCTCGTTTACTGAGGAGATCCGAAACCCCAGGAAGAGTTGCTACCTACAGCATGC ACTCCCGGACTAAGGATGAAACCACTATTTTGGATGTGAAGGATGATGAGTACATTATCACCCAGACCAAATGgactttaaagaaaaatgtcacCTTCACCCTCGAGCTCTTCA cccGTGAGCCTTTGGTCAGTGAGGCCATTAGGAAGAAGTTCAGTCAGTTTGCCATGAAGCGACACATCGACCCTGAGAGAATCCGGATCCTCCCTTACAAGg GTGAATGCGTCTGA